In the Bicyclus anynana chromosome 6, ilBicAnyn1.1, whole genome shotgun sequence genome, one interval contains:
- the LOC112047618 gene encoding mucin-5AC isoform X11, whose translation MRGVWWSALALLLLAVATDAIRAAQEEGASRINRRHPSSSRSPTSTNKPEDVQSTPRPRASRRGDRHEEILPRDVSRTRQRSKSPETTSSVAPDLSINQSEKSERFDSRRTNVRSRNKPVIKEQNFDATVNRETSVKSRSRQLTRHSTTTTTPTPIPDTSNVNLRSQMKVADSTTVELSKTVQKETTAPGSTSKEFRRRSSIAQEIELVTPTPARARGRINTRTNIRTLDLDVSGTANALTTAPKEPTTARSNDLRNSRKLRYRTRPSETDTNLTGEGIILNEVKSSQTRENVTSQPELKSVASSSTTTEKNIKLSTEKLTTKTTTGRPTKVVKRPLSRGKAKGIVKEAKSKVSDEIGEDDNYPPNFKALIQAKNASTQASSPPSESLSVKASQKVFKTHPTSSQLIITAPDTEKHSRLRNKKKLEDDNEIKSDETTQVETTPLPDQPKVKSAEYRLRGSYTPRNKKSSTFASSTSSSRSFNPVPQSSYKFTRKFKPSSTEVPKTEVSSKSNRSENNSAKKSVARSSFFPRRNITRNFNVSTEAPKPSDPIKNINDKSANIFKAKQTLPRTSYYSRLRSTSSTLSTISNIQEVTEAITVAEKSENTADTPLIFTNSNNPTKSSKDEDRVTNESQKFIITVNSKESSENSTDNEIVSKMEESQSKPIINVISTTQKYHATYKEKNNDVGLEEQGKSTITIPPIRNIQTRKYSRKPYKNVHTTPRSKERNLKKYSDTFSKTTEASSNGIYAEPEKNKNKFSSKYRASYLDKPFYKPTVPSITSSTAWLKFFVTDHLLTKSVEEPNWFEEDFLDVTTEQMPRPNDTSPICVHEPALVPISSSALNIKDSSSLGLTTPTNTPPAEISTASHVLSLRTTTMLPSVDEILLNSISSATKEEMVISSMTSSTREPRILTLDIDPETKQIRTEKPDGENGNAVFKFIPIDEVTVPTQESNVLKLASTKMPKVTTSDMQTSTTTFATESNTPTLQKQNYVNSNDFTAMTQNSQAVQTTTINAETSIAAANTVTPTTITTTLAPDTTEIIVASISTTESSLTTSFSWLPITTVVPTLTTPVLTTVMPTTDGSLSTTVQTTASVSQSANQRDAELLQSILEQLDRRPKKINSFGETNQAQDNQLRDNTKLLQAILSGTGNTKSKQIQSTTRSIEDDIRQFEEDTRLLKALLIATGRNPADLNLPTLNNIRTSTTPITTAQPLITTTIPPPTTTSTTTTTSTTTMAPTTTTTTTTMAPTTTTTTTTTTIAPTTTTPTSTTMAPATAPPTTENPFTLNDDLRRLQEDTKLLQALLQATKKQNTGNLPVISGITSNVRIASNPLTTSLGSNPTTPVNVRPIYTTRPLPELTNRLNPGTITVSTLQPQQSSTEEIGISTTFRPFNERATTTIRSVGNLGSTPRRVQPAGFTMTTEIPSTSTFSDEEDLLFLQNLKSVLSSQNGDVDPETALANRVIALAVERSLNDIQGGTTATSTTSRLTTTRPTTTRPTTTRRTTTTQRTTTTPQIPPSLQADIKQFEEDTKLLQALLKATGQDPTKFNIPTLPNTNKVANGRPSDNAIITTTNKPYGAKIAVKDDLRNEQDDAKLLQTLIKLQDAQETTTQKGKIALTGQTSDEALNKLINAQPAGMVPEATKSSISLSTEYGNSNDALLAALLKEQGFGPTTASSLDEQLRLSALLNQVVVTPKTRRTTTPPPPPAPRRPILDGLAWLWQQWRETAPGSGEPRPSRRPASSARPSVTPSEATSSRVNWFGSGPFVGNADERPSSNRIPLEPPSAVTSEQGPGRGQLVSAAINVTRAFSQFLGAAIQGAAQTVQSVIRAGQRAATDAYTNGSG comes from the exons gAAGAAGGCGCTTCACGTATCAACAGACGACATCCAAGTTCCAGTAGAAGTCCTACTAGTACAAACAAACCAGAAGATGTACAATCCACACCTAGGCCGAGAGCCTCAAGAAGAGGTGACCGACATGAAGAAATTTTACCGCGTGATGTTTCCCGAACTAGACAAAGAAGTAAGTCGCCTGAAACCACTTCCTCAGTTGCACCAGACTTATCTATCAATCAGTCTGAAAAAAGCGAGCGCTTCGATTCAAGAAGAACAAACGTTCGATCACGCAATAAGCCGGTAATAAAAGAACAAAATTTTGATGCTACAGTTAACAGGGAAACTTCAGTAAAAAGTAGATCACGCCAGCTTACTAGGCATTCTACTACAACAACCACGCCGACTCCTATTCCTGATACTTCGAATGTTAATCTTAGATCTCAAATGAAAGTGGCGGATTCAACCACTGTTGAATTATCCAAAACTGTACAAAAAGAAACAACTGCACCTGGTAGCACTAGTAAAGAGTTTAGAAGAAGAAGTTCAATAGCACAAGAAATCGAATTGGTTACTCCAACACCTGCACGAGCACGAGGTCGTATTAACACACGAACTAACATAAGAACACTCGATTTGGATGTTTCAGGCACCGCAAATGCACTAACAACTGCTCCTAAAGAGCCAACTACAGCAAGGAGTAACGATCTAAGAAATTCTAGGAAATTAAGATACAGGACACGACCATCAGAAACTGACACAAACTTAACAGGGGAAGGAATTATACTAAATGAAGTAAAATCTAGTCAAACTAGGGAAAACGTTACTAGTCAGCCCGAATTAAAGTCGGTTGCTTCATCAAGCACAACAACAGAAAAGAATATCAAGCTAAGTACTGAGAAGTTAACTACAAAAACAACTACTGGGAGGCCAACTAAAGTTGTCAAACGTCCGTTATCCCGGGGAAAAGCAAAAGGAATTGTAAAGGAGGCAAAATCAAAAGTTTCGGATGAAATAGGTGAGGATGATAACTATCCTCCAAACTTTAAAGCATTGATTCAAGCTAAGAATGCATCG acaCAAGCGAGCTCTCCACCCAGCGAGAGTTTGTCAGTGAAAGCATcacaaaaagtatttaaaacccATCCTACTTCTTCACAATTAATTATCACTGCTCCTGACACAGAAAAGCATTCTCGG CtacgcaataaaaaaaaactagaagaCGATAACGAGATTAAAAGTGATGAGACTACTCAAGTTGAAACGACACCACTGCCTGATCAGCCTAAAGTAAAATCTGCAGAATATAGACTACGAGGATCTTACACACCAAGAAATAAAAAGTCTAGCACTTTTGCATCCTCTACCAGTTCTTCTAGAAGTTTTAATCCAGTACCACAGAGTAGTTACAAATTTACCAGAAAGTTTAAGCCTTCGTCTACTGAAGTTCCAAAGACCGAAGTTTCATCTAAAAGTAATCGTTCTGAAAATAACTCGGCTAAGAAATCCGTTGCGCGGTCTTCATTTTTTCCTAGGAGAAATATAACGAGAAATTTTAACGTTAGCACAGAAGCTCCTAAGCCCAGTGACCCcattaaaaacattaatgacAAATCGGCTAATATTTTTAAGGCTAAGCAAACATTGCCCAGAACTTCTTATTATTCTAGATTAAGAAGTACCAGTTCGACGTTGTCAACAATATCGAATATACAAGAAGTAACAGAAGCTATAACAGTAGCAGAGAAATCAGAAAATACTGCAGATACacctttaatttttacaaactcGAATAACCCAACAAAATCTTCTAAAGATGAAGATAGAGTTACCAATGAAAgtcaaaaatttataattactgTTAATAGCAAAGAATCATCAGAAAATAGCACTGATAATGAAATTGTTAGTAAGATGGAGGAAAGTCAAAGTAAACCAATTATAAATGTGATTAGTACTACCCAAAAGTATCACGCAACgtataaagagaaaaacaatGACGTGGGTTTGGAGGAACAAGGAAAAAGCACAATTACAATTCCCCCTATAAGAAATATACAAACGAGAAAATATAGCCGTAAACCGTATAAAAATGTGCACACGACCCCAAGATCCAAAGaacgcaatttaaaaaaatatagcgaTACCTTCTCAAAAACGACTGAGGCTTCATCGAATGGC ATATACGCAGAacctgaaaaaaataaaaacaaatttagcTCTAAATATCGTGCCTCATATCTTGATAAACCGTTTTACAAACCTACCGTACCCTCAATCACATCATCTACT GCATGGCTGAAATTCTTCGTGACAGACCATCTTTTGACAAAGTCTGTCGAGGAGCCAAACTGGTTTGAAGAAGATTTTTTGGATGTTACGACTGAACAGATGCCGAGACCAAATGATACATCTCCGATTTGCGTGCATGAACCCGCCTTAGTACCG ATTTCTTCATCGGCACTTAATATAAAAGATAGCAGTTCATTGGGTTTAACTACTCCCACAAATACGCCGCCTGCTGAAATAAGCACTGCCTCGCATGTTTTAAGTTTACGCACAACTACAATGCTACCTTCTGTCGATGAGATTCTGCTTAATAGCATATCTTCGGCCACTAAAGAGGAGATGGTCATATCCTCAATGACAAGTTCTACTCGCGAACCAAGAATATTAACACTGGATATCGATCCGGAG ACAAAACAAATTCGTACTGAGAAGCCAGATGGCGAAAATGGAAATGCAGTGTTTAAATTTATACCTATAGATGAAGTTACTGTACCTACTCAAGAATCAAATGTATTGAAATTAGCTTCTACAAAAATGCCTAAAGTAACTACATCTGATATGCAAACGAGTACAACAACATTTGCTACTGAATCAAATACACCAACATTGCAAAagcaaaattatgtaaatagtaATGATTTTACGGCAATGACACAAAATTCACAAGCAGTTCAGACCACTACAATAAATGCTGAAACTTCTATTGCTGCTGCAAATACGGTAACACCAACTACTATCACTACAACGTTAGCGCCGGATACAACAGAAATAATAGTAGCTTCAATATCAACAACTGAAAGTTCCCTAACAACATCATTTTCATGGCTACCAATAACAACCGTTGTACCAACACTGACTACACCTGTATTAACCACTGTGATGCCGACAACAGATGGATCACTAAGTACCACGGTACAGACTACAGCAAGTGTTTCACAATCTGCGAATCAAAGAGACGCAGAACTATTACAATCTATACTAGAACAGCTTGATCGCagaccaaaaaaaataaacagcttTGGTGAGACAAATCAAGCTCAAGATAATCAACTAAGAGATAATACAAAACTATTACAAGCCATTTTGTCAGGTACAGGAAATACTAAAAGCAAGCAAATACAGAGTACAACACGATCTATCGAAGATGATATTAGGCAATTCGAAGAGGACACGAGATTATTAAAAGCTCTTTTGATAGCTACGGGTCGTAATCCTGCTGACCTCAATTTGCCAACTTTGAACAATATAAGGACCAGTACAACACCTATTACAACAGCACAACCATTAATCACTACAACAATACCACCACCGACAACAACATCAACAACGACTACCACTTCTACTACTACAATGGCACCAACAACTACGACTACTACTACAACAATGGCtcctacaacaacaacaactactaCTACCACAACAATAGCTCCTACAACAACAACGCCTACTAGCACAACAATGGCTCCTGCAACAGCTCCACCGACAACTGAAAACCCATTTACATTAAACGACGATCTTAGGAGATTACAGGAAGATACAAAACTCTTGCAAGCTTTATTACAAGCTACCAAAAAACAGAATACTGGTAATTTACCAGTAATATCGGGAATCACTTCGAATGTTAGAATAGCATCAAATCCTTTAACTACGTCTTTAGGATCAAATCCAACAACTCCTGTTAATGTCCGTCCTATATATACTACTCGTCCTTTGCCAGAATTGACAAATAGGCTCAATCCTGGAACTATCACCGTTTCTACGTTACAGCCTCAACAGTCAAGTACAGAAGAAATTGGAATATCTACCACATTTCGACCCTTTAACGAAAGAGCGACTACAACTATACGTAGTGTAGGTAACTTAGGCAGTACTCCACGACGCGTCCAGCCGGCAGGATTTACTATGACTACTGAGATACCAAGTACGTCTACGTTTTCCGATGAAGAAGATTTGCTTTTCTTACAAAATTTG AAATCTGTGTTAAGCTCACAAAACGGCGACGTAGACCCAGAAACAGCGCTCGCTAATAGAGTCATTGCGCTTGCTGTCGAAAGAAGTTTAAATGATATACAGGGTGGAACAACAGCTACTTCTACAACTAGCAGACTGACTACGACTAGACCAACAACTACGAGACCTACAACAACGAGAAGAACGACAACTACCCAACGAACGACTACGACTCCACAAATACCGCCTTCATTACAAGCGGATATCAAACAATTCGAAGAGGACACTAAACTATTGCAGGCATTATTGAAGGCAACCGGACAGGATCCAACCAAATTTAATATACCGACCCTTCCAAATACTAAT AAGGTGGCAAATGGAAGACCTTCAGATAATGCAATTATCACGACAACCAATAAGCCGTATGGGGCGAAAATAGCTGTTAAGGATGATCTCAGGAATGAACAAGATGATGCTAAGTTACTACAGACATTGATTAAACTCCAAGACGCGCAAGAAACTACTACACAAAAAGGAAAAATTGCTCTCACTG gtcAAACAAGCGATGAagcgttaaataaattaataaatgctCAACCCGCTGGAATGGTGCCCGAAGCAACAAAATCATCAATTTCGTTGAGTACTGAGTACGGAAATAGCAATGATGCTCTGCTGGCGGCACTGTTGAAAGAGCAAGGATTTGGACCAACAACGGCAAGTTCTTTGGATGAACAACTTCGACTCTCT GCTTTACTCAACCAAGTGGTAGTTACGCCGAAGACTAGGCGAACGACGACACCACCGCCACCACCAGCACCGAGGCGGCCAATATTAGATGGCCTCGCGTGGCTATGGCAGCAATGGAGAGAGACAGCTCCTGGATCTGGAGAGCCAAGACCTAGCAGAAGGCCAGCATCTTCAGCCAGACCTTCAGTGACACCTTCCGAAGCGACAAGCTCTAGAGTCAACTGGTTTGGCTCTGGGCCTTTCGTTGGCAATGCCGACGAAAGGCCGTCGTCAAATAGA ATACCTTTGGAGCCTCCTAGTGCAGTGACTTCGGAACAGGGACCCGGTAGAGGTCAACTCGTGTCGGCAGCTATTAATGTGACGAGAGCTTTCTCACAGTTCCTAGGAGCTGCTATACAG